From a single Fulvivirga ulvae genomic region:
- a CDS encoding SRPBCC family protein, whose product MKNAKVEDSVQRSITIEVTQQKAFEVFVNQFGKWWPAEYTWSHEVLDFITIESGEGGRCFERGPNGFECDWGRVIRYEPPYAISFTWQIGVNREPVPDPAKASIVEVRFGVEDSFTRVEVHHHSFSRHGKHWQRYVAGMASVRGWSWLLDKYEASFDSI is encoded by the coding sequence ATGAAAAATGCTAAAGTAGAAGACTCGGTACAGCGAAGTATAACCATAGAGGTAACTCAGCAGAAAGCATTTGAAGTATTTGTCAATCAGTTTGGCAAATGGTGGCCGGCGGAATATACCTGGAGCCATGAGGTACTGGATTTTATTACTATAGAGTCCGGGGAAGGGGGAAGATGCTTTGAACGTGGCCCCAATGGTTTTGAATGCGACTGGGGAAGAGTAATCAGGTACGAGCCACCCTATGCTATTTCATTTACATGGCAGATAGGGGTGAACCGTGAACCGGTTCCGGATCCGGCTAAAGCCAGTATAGTTGAAGTAAGGTTTGGGGTTGAGGATTCCTTTACCCGTGTTGAGGTGCATCATCACTCCTTTTCAAGGCATGGTAAGCATTGGCAGCGATATGTGGCAGGTATGGCGTCTGTCAGGGGATGGTCGTGGCTGCTTGACAAATATGAGGCATCATTTGACTCCATATAA
- a CDS encoding SusC/RagA family TonB-linked outer membrane protein, with protein MKNSLLTALLLLLTTLTYAQGVVSGTVKDETGEPLPGVNVLVRGTSQGTVTDISGNYRLEVPENASLIFSFIGYVTEEINVGNRTTIDLVLIPDITALNEVVVIGYGTTTKKELTGAVSVVQAEEIQALNPTRIEQALQGQMAGVNVTTASGSPGGGANIRIRGITTNGNNNPLVLVDDVPYSVDGLSALNPNDIESVNVLKDASASIYGVQAANGVILITTKKGKQNTAPRFTFDSYYGIQETSRKLALLNATEYAVLANEAFANGGQTPPFANVNLGEGTDWQDEVFDRAPIQNYNLSVNGGGEKTTYSIGGSYFDQEGIVGGDKASFQRYNTRMNLTTELTDKLTFQNVLLYANETRRTLPENGQASVLYNTINMAPTMSVYDQDGNFTLADGLGSEVINPLAQIANTFNRNRVDKLTGKLSLTYDILDDLKVTTRFGYNYANVRNKTFNPYVYYGQNKVQNNTLNANLDPITKLDTLTNSQVQTVFNSVSETQQIFYDNIWETFVNYKKVLNEKHGFDVTLGMSVRKERGESLTGTAFDIPYNSYEFADISAADPNNDENTATSYQYDFRQLSYFTRVQYDYENRYLLSLIVRRDASTRFGPNNRVGYFPSASAAWIVSDESFFDVSFINLLKLRASYGVSGNDKIQDFVYRGLLNGEGVYVLNGELVTGRAPGRISNPDVKWEQLKQANFGFDLRLFEGKVSASVDYFVKRTEDLLLQPQVSGLLGSGAPGSAAPFINAGTIENRGFEFIVGYSGEISNDVQFSVNYNLSTLTNETVELANGVDFIPGGSFGIGQTATRFEVGYPIGYFFGLETEGVFQSQEDINQHPAQQNASPGDLKYKDGDGDGVVELDNNDDKTLIGSPIPDVTMGVSLNVRYRNIDFSTNIYSALGNDILRNYSRFLPLTNKSAHTLERWTGAGSTNTDPKVTTGANNNNLISDYYVEDGSYARIRNIQLGYTLPAELTERVGINKFRIYASVNNLYTYTKYRGYDPDVSSGEALSSGIDYGFYPQPRTYMLGLNLIF; from the coding sequence ATGAAGAACTCTTTACTAACAGCACTTTTGCTGCTCCTTACTACACTTACCTATGCACAGGGTGTAGTTTCCGGTACAGTAAAAGATGAGACTGGCGAGCCACTGCCAGGGGTAAACGTACTGGTTCGAGGAACCAGCCAGGGAACGGTTACCGACATCAGCGGTAATTACAGACTTGAAGTCCCCGAAAATGCATCATTGATCTTTAGCTTTATCGGCTATGTGACCGAGGAGATCAATGTAGGCAACCGCACTACCATTGACCTGGTATTGATACCCGATATTACGGCACTCAATGAAGTAGTAGTGATTGGTTATGGTACCACCACTAAAAAGGAACTTACAGGAGCCGTGTCGGTGGTACAGGCCGAAGAAATTCAGGCGCTTAACCCTACGCGGATAGAGCAGGCGCTGCAAGGCCAGATGGCCGGTGTGAATGTTACTACGGCTTCGGGGTCTCCCGGAGGAGGTGCCAATATCAGGATCAGGGGTATAACCACTAATGGTAATAACAACCCGCTTGTACTGGTGGATGATGTACCATACTCTGTTGATGGCTTAAGTGCATTAAACCCAAATGATATAGAATCTGTAAATGTATTGAAAGATGCCTCAGCTTCTATCTATGGTGTACAGGCAGCCAATGGTGTGATTTTGATAACAACCAAAAAAGGAAAACAAAATACAGCACCTCGTTTTACATTTGACTCTTACTATGGTATACAGGAAACCTCCAGGAAACTGGCACTACTTAATGCAACAGAATATGCAGTGCTGGCTAATGAGGCTTTCGCCAATGGAGGGCAAACTCCTCCATTTGCTAACGTAAATCTGGGAGAAGGTACTGACTGGCAGGATGAAGTTTTTGACAGGGCGCCAATTCAGAACTACAACCTGTCTGTTAACGGTGGGGGAGAGAAAACAACTTATTCCATTGGAGGGTCATACTTTGACCAGGAAGGTATTGTTGGTGGTGATAAAGCCAGCTTCCAGCGATACAACACCAGGATGAATCTCACTACGGAGCTAACAGACAAGCTGACTTTCCAAAACGTACTCCTTTACGCTAATGAAACAAGGCGTACGCTACCTGAAAATGGTCAGGCCTCGGTGTTGTACAATACCATCAATATGGCACCAACCATGTCAGTTTATGATCAGGATGGCAATTTTACCCTTGCTGATGGCCTGGGTTCGGAAGTGATCAACCCGCTGGCTCAGATTGCGAATACCTTTAACAGAAACAGGGTGGATAAGCTGACGGGCAAGCTGTCATTGACCTATGACATCCTGGATGACCTGAAGGTCACAACTCGTTTTGGTTACAACTATGCCAATGTCAGAAATAAGACCTTTAATCCTTATGTCTATTATGGTCAAAACAAAGTTCAAAACAACACTTTAAATGCTAACCTCGATCCGATCACGAAACTCGATACCCTTACTAACTCACAGGTGCAGACGGTATTTAATTCGGTATCGGAAACCCAGCAAATTTTCTATGATAATATATGGGAAACCTTTGTGAATTATAAAAAGGTATTAAACGAAAAACATGGGTTTGATGTCACGCTCGGTATGTCAGTTAGAAAGGAAAGAGGAGAGTCTTTGACAGGTACAGCTTTTGATATTCCTTACAATTCATATGAGTTCGCAGATATTTCTGCGGCAGATCCGAATAATGATGAAAACACTGCTACTTCATACCAATATGATTTCAGGCAGTTGTCATACTTTACAAGAGTACAGTACGATTATGAAAACCGCTATCTACTGTCATTAATTGTCAGGAGAGATGCCTCAACCAGGTTTGGCCCGAATAACCGCGTGGGATACTTCCCTTCGGCCTCTGCTGCCTGGATAGTTTCAGACGAGTCATTTTTTGATGTAAGCTTCATTAACCTTTTGAAATTAAGGGCCAGTTATGGTGTGTCCGGTAATGACAAAATCCAGGACTTCGTTTACAGAGGCTTGCTTAATGGTGAAGGTGTTTATGTGTTGAATGGTGAATTAGTTACAGGCCGTGCCCCTGGCAGGATATCCAACCCGGATGTAAAATGGGAGCAACTAAAGCAAGCTAACTTCGGTTTTGATCTTCGTTTGTTTGAAGGAAAGGTATCTGCCTCCGTAGATTACTTTGTTAAGCGTACGGAAGACCTCTTGCTTCAACCGCAGGTATCAGGCCTTTTGGGGTCAGGTGCTCCCGGAAGTGCAGCTCCATTTATTAATGCAGGAACCATAGAAAACAGAGGCTTTGAGTTCATAGTTGGCTACAGTGGTGAGATCAGCAATGATGTGCAGTTCAGTGTCAACTATAACCTGAGTACACTGACCAATGAAACTGTTGAGTTGGCTAATGGTGTAGACTTTATTCCGGGCGGAAGTTTTGGAATAGGCCAGACCGCAACCAGGTTTGAGGTGGGTTATCCCATTGGCTATTTCTTCGGACTGGAAACTGAAGGTGTGTTCCAGAGCCAGGAAGACATTAATCAGCACCCTGCTCAGCAAAATGCTTCGCCCGGTGACCTTAAATATAAAGACGGCGATGGAGATGGTGTAGTAGAGCTTGATAATAATGATGATAAAACGCTGATTGGTAGTCCGATACCTGATGTTACGATGGGCGTTAGTTTAAATGTGAGATACAGGAATATTGACTTCTCCACCAATATTTATTCAGCATTGGGCAATGATATTTTGAGAAACTATAGCCGTTTTCTTCCATTGACCAACAAGTCGGCTCATACCCTGGAAAGATGGACAGGTGCAGGTTCTACCAATACTGACCCTAAAGTAACTACCGGGGCTAATAACAATAATCTGATCTCCGATTATTATGTAGAAGATGGCTCATACGCGCGTATAAGGAATATTCAGCTAGGATATACCTTACCAGCAGAGCTTACTGAAAGAGTGGGAATTAACAAGTTCAGGATCTATGCTTCGGTAAATAATCTGTACACCTACACCAAATACAGAGGTTACGATCCCGATGTATCAAGCGGGGAAGCACTTTCCTCAGGGATTGACTATGGCTTTTACCCTCAGCCACGTACTTACATGTTAGGTTTAAATTTAATATTCTAA
- a CDS encoding Ada metal-binding domain-containing protein, translating to MMHNKVAVIRMILTGKICYAGNRRLKIYGMLDCASGKRMKMENRVFFASEREAVELGYRPCARCMKEKYASWSRKF from the coding sequence ATGATGCACAATAAGGTTGCTGTTATCCGGATGATCCTTACCGGAAAAATTTGTTATGCTGGAAACAGGAGGTTGAAAATCTATGGTATGCTGGACTGTGCTTCCGGTAAACGTATGAAAATGGAGAACAGGGTGTTTTTTGCCAGTGAAAGAGAGGCAGTTGAGCTTGGGTACAGGCCATGTGCCAGGTGTATGAAGGAGAAATATGCATCCTGGAGCCGGAAATTTTAA
- a CDS encoding triple tyrosine motif-containing protein, with translation MVKNYLLFCFMICCLLPHGQAQNYDLGLPFIKYYSTREYNGGIQNWAIAQNKYGLIYVANNFGVLEFDGSSWHIFTLSSGSKVRHISIGSDGKVYVASQGDFGYLFPDSTGELLYTSLADSLPAKYRNFDEAWRVFQDHDRLVFCTFRQIFIYHADGKIDVIDPEQAPENFFYTNHQLYVNQLEVGLSYLDGGTLKILPGGERLKGMTVTGLLNRPNNELWVATLHNGIFIYNGSSFEPWSVKNNEVFKSSAINCALRLRNGNYALGSQNNGLYIVSPEGEVLLHLNKTKGLNNRTVLSLFEDAQNNLWLGHNNGITSIELDMPFTYINEQVGLPGTGYDGYLDNNTLYLGTNNGLYMKRLNEGSGKNYQFIEGTEGQVYSISKVKDHLLVGHHNGAFLLKDNSVSKISDVLGAWTFLKLKDRPGYIIEGTYKGLVLHQEIGENIVFQHKIKGFDESSRVMELSEDGDIWMTHGYKGVYKLRLNDKLDSISSVKYYGTEAGLPSNALINVFRIRNRLVFTTENQIYRYDKASDRFVVDEFFKDFFSNDPVIALAEDPYQNIYYMTIQEIGILEKDASGEYRKKTSIFNKLKDMLNDDLQNVSILSANQALYAAKEGFVLYTASSANITDQPFHTLLRRVSLTGNSNVTLFHGHYVNSNEVTNKQPKEYIRSIPYEQNSIQFSYSATFVDGLEKTMYQYWLENGEKNWSEWTSRKDKEYTNLHEGTYTFHVRAKNIYGKTSEATSYTFTILPPWYRTKLAYTIYTGMILTSLFVAFYLFDKKHKREKHRLTLKQEKELHKKETEIESITRKSEEEIQRLKNEKLKAEIESKNKELATSTMHLINKNGFIASIKSNLGSISKRSKNQEVRHELKKIISNIDRNISQDDDWEHFAFHFDQVHGDFTNRLKESFPDLSPQEMKLSAYLRMNLSTKEIAHLLNISVRGVEIARYRLRKKLELDRSVNLQEFILKF, from the coding sequence ATGGTTAAAAACTACCTGTTGTTTTGCTTCATGATATGTTGTCTTTTGCCTCATGGACAGGCGCAGAACTATGACCTGGGATTGCCGTTCATAAAATACTACTCTACCCGTGAGTATAATGGCGGTATCCAAAACTGGGCAATAGCTCAAAACAAATACGGGCTTATTTATGTCGCGAACAATTTCGGCGTACTTGAGTTTGACGGGTCGTCGTGGCATATTTTTACCCTGAGCAGTGGCAGCAAGGTAAGGCATATCTCCATAGGCTCTGACGGCAAGGTATACGTGGCCAGTCAGGGCGATTTTGGTTATTTATTTCCTGATAGTACAGGAGAATTATTATACACTTCCCTTGCGGACAGTTTACCTGCCAAATACAGGAACTTCGACGAAGCCTGGCGGGTATTCCAGGACCATGACCGTCTGGTATTTTGCACTTTCCGGCAAATCTTCATTTATCATGCCGACGGAAAAATTGACGTAATAGACCCGGAACAGGCACCTGAAAACTTTTTCTATACCAATCATCAGCTTTATGTAAACCAGCTTGAGGTGGGCCTCTCCTATCTTGATGGCGGCACACTAAAGATACTGCCCGGAGGTGAGAGGCTAAAAGGAATGACTGTGACCGGCCTGCTCAACCGGCCTAATAATGAGCTTTGGGTGGCTACCTTGCACAACGGCATATTCATTTATAATGGCAGCAGTTTTGAGCCCTGGAGCGTGAAGAACAATGAGGTATTCAAAAGCTCAGCGATCAATTGCGCTTTGCGCCTGAGGAACGGCAATTATGCATTGGGCTCTCAAAACAACGGGCTGTATATCGTTTCTCCGGAGGGTGAAGTACTTCTTCACCTCAACAAAACCAAAGGGCTCAACAACCGGACTGTTCTCAGCCTCTTTGAAGACGCCCAAAACAATCTGTGGCTGGGACACAACAACGGCATTACCTCTATTGAGCTCGACATGCCTTTTACCTACATCAATGAGCAAGTCGGATTGCCAGGCACAGGTTATGACGGTTACCTTGACAACAACACACTATATCTGGGCACCAACAATGGACTCTATATGAAAAGATTAAACGAAGGCAGCGGTAAAAACTACCAGTTTATAGAGGGTACTGAAGGTCAGGTTTACAGCATCAGTAAAGTAAAAGACCATCTGCTGGTCGGTCATCATAATGGGGCTTTTCTGCTAAAAGATAATTCCGTTTCCAAAATATCAGATGTCCTGGGGGCCTGGACCTTTCTGAAATTAAAAGACAGGCCCGGGTATATCATAGAGGGCACATATAAGGGACTGGTGTTACATCAGGAAATTGGAGAAAATATTGTATTTCAGCATAAGATAAAGGGCTTTGATGAGTCCTCAAGGGTAATGGAACTCAGTGAAGATGGTGATATCTGGATGACCCATGGTTATAAGGGTGTTTACAAGCTCCGGCTAAACGATAAGTTGGATTCCATATCATCGGTAAAGTATTACGGTACAGAAGCAGGCCTCCCCTCAAATGCTTTAATTAACGTATTCCGAATCAGGAACAGGCTGGTCTTTACTACAGAAAATCAGATTTACCGTTACGATAAGGCTTCGGACCGGTTTGTTGTTGATGAGTTTTTCAAAGATTTTTTCAGCAATGATCCTGTTATTGCCCTCGCCGAGGATCCTTACCAGAATATTTATTACATGACTATTCAGGAAATCGGCATTCTTGAAAAGGATGCAAGTGGTGAATACAGAAAAAAGACCAGCATATTTAACAAATTGAAGGACATGCTTAACGATGACCTGCAGAATGTATCTATTCTCAGTGCCAACCAGGCTCTTTACGCTGCCAAGGAAGGTTTTGTACTTTATACAGCCAGTTCTGCAAATATTACTGATCAGCCTTTTCATACACTTTTGAGAAGGGTTAGTCTTACCGGGAACAGTAATGTCACGTTATTTCACGGGCATTATGTAAACAGCAATGAAGTCACCAATAAACAGCCGAAAGAGTATATTCGAAGTATACCTTACGAGCAGAATTCAATCCAGTTTAGCTATAGTGCCACTTTTGTGGACGGCCTGGAGAAAACCATGTACCAGTACTGGCTGGAAAACGGCGAGAAAAACTGGAGTGAGTGGACTTCAAGAAAAGATAAAGAATACACCAACCTGCACGAAGGCACCTACACCTTTCATGTGCGTGCAAAAAACATTTATGGTAAAACGAGTGAGGCCACATCATACACGTTTACTATACTACCACCCTGGTACCGAACAAAGCTTGCCTATACTATATACACAGGCATGATTTTGACATCTTTATTTGTAGCTTTTTACCTGTTTGATAAAAAACACAAAAGGGAGAAACACCGGCTGACATTAAAACAGGAAAAGGAGCTTCATAAAAAGGAGACAGAGATAGAGTCTATTACAAGAAAATCTGAGGAGGAGATACAGCGACTCAAAAACGAAAAGCTGAAAGCTGAAATTGAGAGTAAGAATAAGGAGCTGGCTACCTCCACAATGCACCTGATCAACAAAAATGGATTTATTGCCAGTATAAAGAGTAATTTAGGTAGTATTTCAAAAAGAAGTAAAAATCAGGAAGTCAGGCACGAACTAAAGAAAATAATCAGTAATATAGACAGGAATATCTCCCAGGACGATGACTGGGAGCATTTTGCATTTCATTTTGACCAGGTCCACGGCGATTTTACCAACCGCCTTAAGGAGTCTTTCCCAGACCTGAGCCCTCAGGAGATGAAGTTGAGTGCCTATCTGCGTATGAATCTCTCTACCAAGGAAATAGCCCATCTATTAAACATTTCTGTTCGTGGTGTTGAAATTGCACGTTACAGGTTAAGAAAAAAACTCGAGTTAGATCGCTCGGTCAACTTACAGGAGTTTATCCTTAAATTTTAG
- a CDS encoding PKD domain-containing protein — translation MKILIINFKWILALLVLFTACDPHGEEDLELGPPPTAEDAAISTTVNAENDNIIHFKNSSSAFLKVWDFGNGSGAKGDDVTGIFPLKGTYEVTLTVYTSGGSISSTTTVEIAETNPLLLDIPVYNMLTGGADAVDGKTWVIDATRAAHFGVGPNPSDPAVGDYPNWYAAGVNEKAGSGLYNDKFTFKLDGFGFVQETDGDVFINTLQASNFPGAYENAGDYTAPYTAPDNLTWSVSEDADGNQVINIKNGGFIGYFAGTYSYKIVSLEENELFIRFEDAANPELAWYQRLVPEGFTAPPPPPPAVSTLPIDFEGALPPFNGFGGSTYQVIDNPDASGINTSAKVGEYVKGTEGNWAGIETALDDKIDFSTLNLIKYKVHSPVTGKALFKLESVDGSATPVEVFADITKTNEWEELIFDFSSATSGTYDKIAIFLDFDNNNGGTFYIDDIRQSAEEAVLTEVALTGGASKIWKLKPAAGSFGVGPNKGSDAWFPNGADISGDRPCLFNDQFIFKTGNVYEYNAQGDFYGEAYMGVSDGCQDEGNLTGTDAEPWGSGTHTFSLTPATETDPAYITVTGTGAFIALPKAYNGGEYSAAPPTADASVVYEVLSYVNNGTTETLSITIDIAGDGSAFWSFVLVAE, via the coding sequence ATGAAGATCTTAATTATAAATTTCAAATGGATACTGGCGCTTCTGGTATTGTTTACCGCCTGTGATCCACACGGTGAGGAGGATCTTGAATTAGGACCACCACCAACGGCAGAAGATGCTGCTATAAGTACCACAGTGAATGCCGAAAACGATAACATCATACATTTTAAAAACTCGTCTTCCGCTTTTCTTAAAGTATGGGATTTTGGCAACGGAAGTGGGGCCAAAGGCGATGACGTGACAGGCATTTTTCCTCTCAAGGGGACTTATGAAGTTACTTTGACAGTGTATACATCAGGAGGAAGTATCTCCTCGACTACTACTGTTGAAATAGCTGAAACCAATCCGCTTTTGCTGGACATACCTGTTTACAATATGCTTACAGGCGGAGCTGATGCCGTAGATGGAAAAACATGGGTGATAGATGCAACCAGGGCTGCCCACTTTGGGGTAGGTCCAAACCCTTCTGATCCCGCTGTAGGTGACTACCCCAACTGGTATGCTGCAGGAGTTAATGAGAAGGCAGGATCCGGTTTATACAATGATAAATTTACCTTCAAGCTAGACGGTTTTGGTTTTGTTCAGGAGACCGACGGAGATGTTTTCATAAATACATTACAGGCCAGCAATTTCCCCGGAGCATACGAAAACGCCGGTGATTATACAGCGCCATATACAGCGCCCGATAACCTGACGTGGTCCGTTAGTGAAGATGCAGATGGCAACCAGGTAATCAACATAAAAAATGGAGGCTTTATTGGGTATTTTGCCGGAACCTACAGTTACAAAATAGTAAGTCTTGAAGAAAATGAGCTTTTCATTCGGTTTGAGGATGCTGCAAATCCGGAATTAGCCTGGTATCAACGACTGGTACCAGAGGGGTTCACGGCTCCACCACCGCCGCCACCTGCTGTTTCAACACTGCCAATTGATTTTGAAGGTGCTTTACCTCCTTTCAATGGCTTTGGAGGATCGACTTATCAGGTTATTGACAACCCTGATGCTTCGGGGATCAATACAAGTGCGAAGGTAGGTGAGTATGTGAAGGGTACAGAAGGTAATTGGGCAGGAATAGAAACCGCTTTAGATGATAAGATTGATTTCTCTACGCTAAACCTGATAAAATATAAGGTTCATTCTCCTGTGACTGGTAAAGCACTTTTCAAACTGGAGTCTGTTGATGGCTCAGCAACCCCGGTTGAAGTATTTGCTGATATCACAAAAACCAACGAATGGGAAGAACTTATTTTTGATTTTTCAAGCGCTACATCTGGTACATATGATAAAATTGCCATATTCCTTGATTTTGATAACAACAACGGAGGCACATTTTACATAGATGATATCAGGCAGTCTGCGGAGGAAGCGGTATTGACTGAAGTAGCACTAACAGGTGGGGCATCCAAAATCTGGAAGCTTAAACCGGCAGCTGGATCATTTGGAGTTGGTCCCAACAAAGGAAGTGACGCATGGTTCCCTAATGGAGCTGATATATCCGGTGACAGGCCTTGTTTGTTTAATGACCAATTCATTTTTAAAACAGGCAATGTTTACGAGTACAACGCTCAGGGTGATTTTTATGGAGAGGCATATATGGGTGTTTCTGATGGTTGCCAGGATGAAGGCAACCTGACAGGCACCGATGCGGAACCGTGGGGTTCAGGAACACATACGTTTTCACTGACTCCTGCAACGGAAACAGATCCCGCCTACATTACAGTTACAGGTACCGGTGCTTTTATAGCGTTACCCAAGGCATA
- a CDS encoding 2OG-Fe(II) oxygenase, which yields MGISPGVWGGACCMMEAALTLQHRIESQNWNRVDEQLCGRGFALLENVLSANECAELKVLYPQDHLFRSTIDMGRYRFGEGEYRYFKYPLPEVIQQFRTGMYPFLVPTANKFVRVLKTSAGYPTDHGEFLSYCHQQGQKRPTPLILRYEEGGYNTLHQDLYGDVYFPFQAVLFLNQPNKDFGGGEFVMTEQRPRAQSSAEVLQPNQGDILIFTTNYRPVNGLRGYYRVAMRHGVSRVKWGERVTVGIIFHDAQ from the coding sequence TTGGGAATCAGCCCAGGTGTTTGGGGAGGAGCATGCTGCATGATGGAGGCAGCATTAACTTTACAACATCGCATCGAGAGCCAGAATTGGAACCGCGTTGATGAACAGCTATGCGGTCGCGGCTTTGCGCTTTTGGAAAATGTACTCTCTGCTAATGAGTGTGCAGAGCTTAAAGTTTTATATCCACAGGACCATCTTTTCCGGAGTACCATCGATATGGGCAGATATAGGTTTGGAGAAGGTGAATATAGGTACTTTAAATATCCCTTACCGGAGGTTATTCAGCAGTTCCGTACGGGGATGTATCCTTTTCTGGTGCCAACTGCCAATAAATTTGTAAGAGTATTGAAGACAAGTGCCGGATACCCGACAGATCATGGCGAATTTTTATCTTATTGTCATCAACAGGGGCAAAAGAGGCCTACTCCGTTAATTTTGAGATATGAGGAGGGAGGCTATAATACGCTACACCAGGACTTGTATGGTGATGTCTATTTTCCGTTTCAGGCAGTTTTGTTTCTAAATCAGCCTAATAAAGATTTTGGAGGTGGCGAATTTGTGATGACGGAGCAGCGTCCGCGAGCACAATCCAGTGCAGAGGTACTTCAGCCAAACCAGGGCGATATACTCATTTTTACCACAAACTACCGGCCTGTTAATGGCCTGCGCGGATACTATAGAGTTGCCATGCGACATGGTGTAAGCCGGGTTAAGTGGGGAGAGCGTGTAACAGTGGGTATTATATTTCATGATGCACAATAA
- a CDS encoding STAS/SEC14 domain-containing protein: MEIELMNEPYVRVVYDPKRFIGKIIWQGNPKPDEYKKPFLKLLEWVKDNKTTRFLSDTRDQGVVAPENRKWFEAEMVPAAIKAGCKRAAVITSGNVFKRYYLNMILSVVNKFDMPFKIVQDEESAIEFLMEK, from the coding sequence ATGGAAATAGAGTTGATGAATGAGCCCTATGTCAGGGTTGTATATGACCCCAAGCGGTTTATAGGTAAAATAATATGGCAGGGCAATCCAAAGCCTGATGAATATAAGAAGCCCTTTTTGAAGCTATTGGAATGGGTAAAGGATAACAAAACTACACGGTTTCTTTCTGATACCCGGGATCAGGGTGTGGTGGCCCCTGAAAACCGTAAATGGTTTGAGGCGGAAATGGTACCTGCTGCGATCAAAGCAGGGTGTAAACGGGCTGCCGTTATCACCAGTGGCAACGTGTTTAAACGATATTATCTGAATATGATCTTATCCGTTGTCAACAAGTTTGATATGCCCTTCAAAATTGTACAGGACGAGGAAAGCGCCATAGAATTTCTCATGGAAAAATAA
- a CDS encoding FKBP-type peptidyl-prolyl cis-trans isomerase, giving the protein MATIRPIVHVIGMSLLISFFSSCKEEETQLERWRREEDEKITKYLTDKNISAIKDASGIYYEVLTENAQGKAVRTNDIISVFYNIKTLEDKQLEKTTDSLAPVMFLHDYQSVIPLGLDYAVHLMKTGEKFRFYMPSTLAYGDYNADDFDANTILIIELHVVSTQTLDERYNQEMKELREYLTSNAITDKEELSSGLIFNQKQAGTGVQPTGQSRVKIHYECRYLDSTLVDKTNPSQPVTIDLYGGYIVKGLKEGILKMKKGGKATLVMPSKLAFGGSIQVLPSSVRDELLQDKILLTRVLPFSPLVYEVELVDTN; this is encoded by the coding sequence ATGGCAACAATTAGACCGATTGTACACGTGATAGGGATGTCACTGTTAATCTCATTTTTTTCTTCATGTAAGGAAGAAGAGACCCAGCTTGAGCGCTGGAGGAGGGAAGAGGATGAAAAGATAACCAAATACCTTACGGATAAAAATATCTCAGCAATAAAAGATGCCAGTGGCATTTATTATGAAGTTTTGACCGAAAATGCCCAGGGAAAAGCTGTGAGAACCAATGACATCATTTCTGTTTTTTACAACATCAAAACACTTGAAGACAAGCAACTGGAAAAGACCACGGACTCACTGGCCCCTGTCATGTTTTTACACGATTACCAAAGTGTAATCCCACTTGGGCTGGACTATGCAGTTCACTTGATGAAAACAGGTGAGAAGTTCAGGTTTTATATGCCATCTACCCTGGCTTACGGAGATTACAACGCCGATGATTTTGATGCCAACACTATACTCATTATTGAGCTTCACGTCGTCAGCACTCAAACGCTTGATGAGCGTTATAATCAGGAAATGAAGGAACTCCGAGAATACTTAACATCAAATGCTATAACCGATAAAGAGGAACTATCTTCAGGACTTATTTTTAACCAAAAGCAGGCAGGGACCGGAGTACAGCCAACAGGTCAGAGCAGAGTGAAAATTCACTATGAATGTCGATATCTTGACAGTACACTCGTTGATAAAACAAATCCCAGCCAACCTGTTACCATCGATTTGTATGGTGGTTACATTGTTAAAGGCTTGAAAGAAGGGATACTTAAAATGAAAAAAGGAGGTAAAGCAACTTTAGTCATGCCATCTAAGCTGGCTTTTGGGGGCAGTATTCAGGTTTTACCTTCCTCAGTTCGAGATGAACTATTGCAGGACAAGATATTATTAACCAGGGTCCTGCCATTCTCGCCGCTCGTGTACGAAGTAGAGCTTGTGGATACTAATTAA